In Edaphobacter paludis, a single window of DNA contains:
- a CDS encoding DUF1440 domain-containing protein: protein MDQFLKLSTVAQKSLEKQKKLAEHESPWQIAHEQVQKEQKAAAQEDSTEIVARKIVEATGSHLDRERKKKAGRAVHYTFGTLMGVVYAVSAELLPEVTTGAGAAFGTLLFLSADEVAVPAFQLSGPPTATPGFDHLQHWAAHVVYGGIARDGSQPDNTLDVKGAN from the coding sequence ATGGATCAGTTTTTGAAACTAAGCACCGTTGCCCAGAAGTCATTGGAAAAGCAAAAGAAACTGGCTGAGCACGAATCTCCCTGGCAGATCGCTCACGAGCAGGTTCAAAAAGAGCAGAAGGCGGCGGCGCAGGAAGATTCCACCGAGATCGTGGCCCGTAAAATTGTTGAAGCAACTGGATCTCATCTGGACCGGGAAAGAAAGAAAAAAGCCGGACGGGCTGTCCACTACACGTTCGGAACCCTGATGGGCGTGGTCTACGCCGTCTCTGCCGAATTGCTTCCGGAGGTCACGACCGGCGCTGGCGCAGCCTTTGGTACGCTGCTGTTCCTATCCGCGGACGAAGTCGCCGTGCCTGCCTTTCAACTCTCAGGCCCACCGACGGCGACGCCCGGCTTCGACCATCTTCAACATTGGGCTGCCCATGTCGTCTATGGGGGGATCGCTCGAGATGGTTCGCAACCTGATAACACGCTTGATGTAAAAGGCGCGAATTGA
- a CDS encoding peptidylprolyl isomerase codes for MKFRYLALALAFSLPALAQSSPTTTDSLPDDPGTTSQVKPPVVPTGPTVVIDTTMGRLTCKLYDKQAPVTVANFIGLAEGTKDWTDPKTLKKVHGQPFYNGTTFHRVIPEFMIQGGDRVGDGTGDPGYLFQDEIDPSLTFDQPGRLAMANSGPGPSGGGTNGSQFFITELPVPQLDGKHTIFGQCDAHSVLLVASIARVARDANDKPLSPVTIDRVTIVRDGQPMPPLPPTPQPAAPTPAVPPAPTAP; via the coding sequence ATGAAGTTTCGCTATCTCGCCCTTGCCCTGGCCTTCAGCCTGCCCGCGCTGGCGCAAAGTTCGCCGACCACCACGGACTCTCTCCCCGACGATCCAGGCACAACCAGTCAGGTGAAGCCTCCCGTCGTGCCTACAGGGCCCACCGTTGTCATCGACACGACCATGGGCCGATTGACGTGCAAGCTCTACGACAAGCAGGCTCCGGTAACCGTAGCGAACTTCATCGGTCTTGCCGAGGGCACCAAGGATTGGACCGACCCCAAAACACTCAAGAAGGTGCATGGCCAGCCCTTCTACAACGGCACCACCTTCCACCGCGTCATCCCCGAGTTCATGATTCAGGGTGGAGATCGCGTGGGCGACGGTACCGGCGATCCCGGCTATCTCTTTCAGGACGAGATCGACCCGTCGCTCACCTTCGACCAACCGGGAAGGCTCGCTATGGCGAACTCCGGTCCCGGACCCAGCGGCGGTGGAACCAACGGATCGCAATTCTTCATCACCGAACTTCCGGTACCGCAGTTGGACGGCAAGCACACCATCTTTGGCCAGTGCGATGCGCATAGCGTACTGCTGGTGGCCTCTATCGCGCGCGTTGCGCGGGATGCAAACGATAAGCCGCTGTCGCCAGTCACGATCGACCGCGTGACGATCGTGCGCGATGGTCAGCCGATGCCGCCGCTGCCTCCCACGCCGCAACCCGCCGCGCCAACACCGGCCGTGCCGCCAGCACCCACGGCCCCGTAA
- a CDS encoding peptidylprolyl isomerase, translated as MPTKPGTYATFKTSEGTIVCELFEKDAPQTVANFIGLAEGTKEWNSRSKKGAKLYDGTVFHRVIPQFMIQGGDPEGTGMGGPGYKFSDETQGSKHGFQEKGKLAMANSGPNTNGSQFFITVADTSWLTGKHTIFGEVVEGYDIVEKISKASRDGMDRPKTPIVLETVTIERI; from the coding sequence ATGCCAACCAAACCCGGAACCTATGCAACATTCAAGACCAGCGAAGGAACCATCGTCTGCGAGTTGTTCGAGAAAGACGCGCCGCAGACCGTAGCCAACTTCATCGGCCTCGCCGAAGGCACCAAGGAGTGGAACAGCCGCAGCAAGAAGGGCGCCAAGCTCTACGACGGAACTGTCTTCCATCGCGTCATTCCGCAGTTCATGATCCAGGGTGGCGATCCTGAGGGCACCGGCATGGGCGGCCCCGGCTACAAGTTCTCCGACGAAACCCAGGGTTCGAAGCATGGCTTCCAGGAGAAGGGCAAGCTGGCCATGGCGAACTCCGGTCCGAACACTAATGGCTCGCAGTTCTTCATCACCGTAGCCGACACCAGCTGGCTCACCGGCAAACACACCATCTTCGGCGAAGTCGTCGAGGGCTATGACATCGTCGAAAAAATCTCCAAGGCCAGCCGCGATGGCATGGACCGCCC